A genomic stretch from Psilocybe cubensis strain MGC-MH-2018 chromosome 1, whole genome shotgun sequence includes:
- a CDS encoding putative exocyst complex component sec8 yields MSRAPPFPTRRRSPSASNGSHYTQQPASAPGTSSVKPLQISRPGSRPTTPVNSYISASPTSYAPPSTAPLGPSRPQRSELRARADYAGSERASTSSQDPYYRDSISTSRSENNGASYRTTPNTATNGATTATSSRQRPQRIQNPSQDTADVTSPNSLNSALSAFKSAGSRRRQTEDSEEYNYQRERELEIEAEKARQQRIRDRAPGIRRGNTRAGEIDAVLDQVKDGWEFVIDPNFNSVDLALQLLDKSALGKDMESFRRTKNMLSKALKGSVDKHYQAFAASLPHHASLLNHLGIAQTEISSARSALLDAKESLGGKRADLVQLWNRGQTLEEMIKILDQIEHLKTVPDLLETLMSEKRLLQAAILLVRSLKIINKPDMLEIGAVSDLRSYLVGQETALREILIEELQNHLYLKSFWCESRWAAYVPNQRSFPKVDFENDHGPQALDEEPVTPLSPTIQQTRLTRFLNNLGLRPNDPPYDVNDAQHSNSLQGAPSVVSQPSNSSSTAMYLSSNLNPEADSFSYMETLLESLAVLGKLGNALDNIAQRLPSEIFALVETTLGEVEERAEFGRRRSTLAMNNILGETEGAYVLSSGTLISGTSLIGMRGPLLKSSSLRLTALESLAKRVDHEILMDLFWTLYSKLEAVAQGFRVVTEVATRIGSRRDYKDSSGTKPGMLFPLPEIWNHVQAEVRTLINDYLTDEQQGSVTGRNPISSINEILRDGKFNRDRIKPVFRFSDTDSKLTSKALKPHEDGLTRALKDTMPGLAPSTTGDTVQTIFSNAQDDRLLGVDQHHRLLIRPDAFHVTVLFQPTLSYLHRVAEILPSGMEFAQSSSSVLDEFVLKVYLPQLEEKVSELFHNAVAGSEAFQPDPLSVRLSPQPLLKACTHLMALINSLCAMLITSPFHRENYSRLILGVVIQFYQRCSDRYQNLTTAHNNESGRENSVALAAQWAQRSELQPCFNELIRTEVKEEAKLHKLYRQETNIQLQFLGEKQLSKDDLIVSTKNLSALASLHYSVSWFSVELNALKSRPDDTLPLSPNNLEPITGMTPSFPHIPNLPNDTTTDRLSLPLSKEMSLRFQALLKTYDQLSTLILDTLRSELRCRTIFYLTSAMRHGTYDSTYEAVEPDPHVVDLTTELVQCNESMITSLPEAQRRYVFAGLGQLMEHILIKGARQLRRPNAFGIKKMKRNILALQQSIKALTDDPEDARFEHVQQYFNLFFITPQEMLDGIRKEQKFTFDEYQTMLSLQCGVDPSNTSESKGAGRDYNYSMYVIDLHGLEMDNSDPSK; encoded by the exons ATGTCCAGAGCTCCCCCTTTCCCCACTCGTCGTCGCTCTCCTTCTGCTTCCAATGGTTCTCATTATACTCAACAACCAGCCTCTGCGCCTGGAACTTCATCTGTAAAACCTCTGCAAATATCGCGTCCAGGGTCGCGACCAACAACACCAGTCAATTCATACATCTCTGCCTCCCCTACATCATATGCACCCCCGAGTACTGCACCACTGGGTCCATCTCGACCTCAAAGATCTGAACTAAGAGCTCGTGCTGACTATGCAGGTTCTGAGCGGGCATCCACGTCCTCTCAGGATCCTTACTATAGGGATAGCATAAGCACATCTCGTTCTGAAAACAACGGAGCGTCCTATCGTACAACCCCGAACACAGCTACTAACGGTGCTACTACTGCTACTTCTTCTAGGCAAAGGCCACAGCGTATTCAAAACCCTTCGCAAGACACTGCGGATGTAACGTCGCCCAACTCCCTCAATTCTGCCTTGTCCGCATTCAAATCTGCTGGTTCGCGACGGCGTCAAACCGAAGATTCAGAAGAGTACAACTATCAAAGAGAGAGGGAACTCGAGATCGAAGCAGAAAAGGCCAGACAACAACGGATACGAGATCGTGCGCCTGGGATCCGAAGGGGAAACACTAGGGCTGGTGAGATCGATG CTGTTCTTGACCAAGTTAAAGATGGCTGGGAATTTGTAATTGACCCTAAT TTCAACAGTGTCGACCTTGCATTACAATTGCTAGACAAATCGGCTTTGGGTAAAGACATGGAATCTTTCCGCCGAACTAAAAATATGCTCTCTAAGGCATTGAAAGGCTCGGTAGACA AACACTATCAAGCATTTGCAGCATCCCTTCCTCATCATGCATCTCTATTAAATCATCTGGGCATTGCTCAGACTGAAATCTCTTCAGCGCGATCAGCATTGCTAGACGCAAAAGAATCTTTAGGAGGGAAACGCGCCGACCTGGTTCAATTATGGAATAGGGGACAAACGCTAGAAGAAATGATTAAAATATTGGACCAAAT TGAGCACCTCAAGACCGTTCCCGACTTATTGGAGACACTGATGTCAGAGAAGCGCCTTCTACAGGCTGCTATCCTCCTTGTTCGGAGCTTGAAGATTATCAATAAACCAGATATGCTTGAAATCGGGGCGGTTTCTGATCTAAGAAGCTATCTGGTTGGTCAAGAAACG GCGCTTCGCGAAATTCTCATCGAAGAACTGCAGAACCATCTGTATCTGAAGTCATTTTGGTGTGAATCTCGGTGGGCGGCATACGTGCCAAATCAACGCAGCT TCCCAAAGGTTGATTTCGAAAATGATCATGGACCTCAGGCTCTGGATGAAGAGCCTGTCACCCCGTTATCGCCCACAATACAACAGACTCGGTTAACACGGTTTCTAAACAACCTTGGTCTGAGGCCCAACGACCCGCCTTACGATGTAAATGACGCTCAGCACTCTAATTCATTGCAGGGTGCACCATCTGTTGTTTCCCAGCCAAGCAACTCCTCTTCCACTGCGATGTATTTATCTTCTAATCTTAACCCTGAGGCGGATTCGTTTTCATATATGGAAACATTACTGGAGTCATTAGCCGTTCTTGGGAAACTTGGCAATGCTCTGGATAATATCGCACAACGTTTACCTAGCGAAATCTTTGCACTCGTGGAAACAACCTTAGGAGAAGTAGAAGAGCGAGCTGAgtttggaagaagaagatctACTCTGGCAATGAATAATATCCTCGGTGAAACAGAAGGTGCATACGTACTTAGCTCAGGTACTCTGATATCTGGAACATCTCTTATCGGAATGCGAGGTCCTTTGCTCAAGTCCTCGAGCCTGCGTCTGACTGCATTGGAATCTCTTGCAAAAAGAGTCGATCATGAAATCCTAATGGATCTGTTTTGGACACTGTATTCAAAACTTGAAGCTGTTGCTCAGGGGTTTAGAGTTGTAACAGAGGTTGCCACTCGGATCGGATCA AGACGAGATTATAAAGATTCTTCTGGCACTAAGCCAGGAATGCTTTTTCCTCTGCCAGAGATTTGGAACCATGTTCAAGCAGAG GTCCGAACTTTAATCAATGACTATTTGACCGACGAACAGCAGGGCTCTGTCACCGGCAGAAATCCCATCTCATCGATCAATGAAATTTTACGTGATGGGAAATTCAACAGGGATAGAATTAAG CCTGTTTTCCGATTTTCCGATACTGACTCTAAATTGACAAGTAAAGCCCTAAAACCCCATGAAGATGGACTTACTAGGGCTTTGAAAGATACAATGCCTGGTCTGGCTCCGAGTACTACTGGAGACACTGTCCAAACAATTTTTAGCAATGCTCAGGACGATCGCTTACTTGGGGTTGATCAACACCACCGTCTCCTCATACGGCCAGATGCGTTCCATGTCACTGTGCTTTTTCAACCTACCCTTAGTTACCTTCACCGCGTTGCTGAGATACTTCCTTCGGGCATGGAATTCGCTCAGTCGTCAAGCTCAGTACTGGATGAGTTTGTTCTAAAAGTATATTTACCACAGCTAGAAGAAAAGGTTTCTGAGTTATTCCACAATGCCGTTGCAG GTTCTGAGGCATTTCAGCCTGATCCACTCTCGGTACGACTGTCTCCTCAACCGCTTCTCAAG GCTTGCACGCATCTCATGGCTTTGATCAACTCTCTGTGTGCTATGCTCATAACAAGTCCTTTTCACCGTGAAAACTATTCACGGCTGATACTAGGGGTCGTCATACAGTTCTATCAACGCTGCAGTGATCGCTACCAAAACTTAACTACCGCCCATAATAATGAGTCAGGTCGTGAGAATTCTGTTGCTCTAGCAGCTCAGTGGGCACAGAGGTCCGAACTTCAGCCGTGCTTCAATGAGCTCATACGCACAGAG GTGAAAGAGGAAGCGAAATTGCACAAACTTTATCGTCAGGAAACCAACATTCAATTGCAGTTTCTCGGAGAGAAGCAATTGTCTAAAGATGACCTTATCGTATCAACCAAAAATCTTTCAGCTTTGGCTTCTTTGCATTACAGTGTG TCTTGGTTTTCGGTTGAACTCAACGCTCTGAAGTCTAGACCAGACGACACTCTTCCCCTGAGCCCAAACAATTTAGAGCCCATTACCGGAATGACACCGTCCTTCCCTCATATACCCAACTTACCAAACGACACTACCACTGATCGGCTTAGCTTGCCTCTTTCAAAAGAAATGTCACT ACGATTTCAGGCCTTGCTTAAAACATACGACCAATTGTCTACTTTGATTTTGGACACTCTAAGAAGCGAATTGCGTTGTCGAACTATATTTTATCTCACGTCTGCAATGCGCCAC GGCACGTATGATTCTACTTACGAAGCTGTTGAACCGGATCCTCATGTTGTCGACCTCACTACGGAACTGGTACAATGCAATGAATCCATGATCACAAGTTTGCCCGAAGCTCAAAGACG ATATGTTTTTGCTGGACTCGGACAACTTATGGAACACATTCTCATTAAAGGTGCTCGCCAGTTACGGCGCCCGAACGCCTTCGGTAttaagaagatgaagagaaatATCCTAGCATTGCAGCAAAGTATCAAGGCCTTAACAGACGATCCTGAAGATGCCAGATTTGAACACGTTCAGCAATACttcaatcttttcttcattacTCCACAG GAAATGCTTGACGGCATTCGTAAAGAGCAGAAGTTTACGTTCGATGAATACCAGACAATGCTTAGTCTTCAGTGCGGGGTTGACCCTTCCAACACCAGCGAATCCAAAGGGGCAGGCCGTGATTATAATTATAGTATGTATGTTATAGATTTACATGGACTAGAAATGGATAATTCGGATCCTTCTAAGTAG